Proteins encoded within one genomic window of Pedobacter africanus:
- a CDS encoding FecR family protein, translating into MDRQQAKALVKKYNRGLATAEEQAVLENWYMQKLDSLFLQDDEIDFGRLGPELKARVLNHAGIAAPIAQARSLKLWPSIAAAAAIILVAGAGLFYYVKGPSNEITGLSRHNDIAPGSNKAVLTLGNGHQITLTDAQNGALATEDDAIIRKTADGQLVYRGAAVNDTTAVYNTISIPKGGQYTLSLSDGTKVVLNAASSLKYPIRFKGASRTVELTGEGYFEVAHNQAKPFKVISRGQIVEVLGTHFNVNAYADEPGIRTTLLEGSVDVNGTILKPNQQSVLSDDNIIRVRTVDVDDAVAWKDGLFKFDHTDIKTLMRQISRWYDVEVAYEPGIKDEQFYGKIERSYTLSEVLKVLELGKVHFRVEGRKIIVMP; encoded by the coding sequence ATGGATAGGCAACAGGCAAAAGCATTGGTTAAAAAGTATAACCGCGGACTGGCAACAGCTGAAGAACAAGCAGTGCTGGAAAACTGGTATATGCAAAAATTGGACAGCCTTTTTCTTCAGGATGATGAAATAGATTTCGGCCGGCTTGGACCGGAACTGAAAGCCCGTGTACTTAATCATGCCGGAATTGCTGCCCCGATTGCTCAAGCCAGGAGCCTTAAGTTATGGCCGAGTATTGCAGCTGCTGCAGCTATTATCTTAGTTGCCGGAGCTGGCTTGTTCTATTATGTTAAGGGGCCTTCAAATGAAATAACCGGTCTTTCCAGACACAACGACATTGCTCCCGGATCCAATAAAGCCGTTTTAACACTTGGAAATGGCCACCAGATCACTCTGACCGATGCACAGAACGGAGCACTGGCTACGGAAGATGATGCCATCATCAGAAAAACTGCAGATGGACAACTGGTGTATCGAGGAGCTGCTGTAAATGATACCACCGCTGTATACAATACGATTTCTATTCCGAAAGGTGGTCAGTATACTTTGTCGCTTTCAGACGGAACAAAGGTGGTTTTGAATGCAGCCTCTTCACTGAAGTATCCGATCCGTTTTAAAGGGGCCAGCCGGACCGTTGAATTAACCGGCGAGGGGTATTTTGAAGTCGCGCACAACCAGGCGAAGCCCTTTAAGGTTATTAGCAGGGGCCAAATTGTGGAAGTGCTGGGTACACACTTTAACGTGAATGCTTATGCGGATGAGCCAGGTATCAGGACCACGCTGCTGGAGGGGAGTGTGGATGTGAATGGTACAATACTTAAACCTAATCAGCAGTCGGTTCTGTCGGACGATAACATAATTCGTGTGAGAACAGTTGATGTGGATGATGCTGTGGCATGGAAGGATGGTTTATTTAAATTTGATCATACGGATATTAAGACTCTCATGCGCCAAATTTCACGCTGGTATGATGTGGAAGTGGCCTACGAACCAGGCATTAAAGATGAACAGTTTTACGGAAAAATTGAAAGGAGCTATACACTCTCTGAAGTGTTAAAGGTACTGGAGCTCGGCAAAGTGCATTTCCGGGTAGAGGGTAGAAAAATAATAGTTATGCCGTAA
- a CDS encoding helix-turn-helix domain-containing protein — MLKEITPLTNSDCFTIFERKKQYFDFPLHYHEEMELNFISNASGARRVVGDHIEEIGDVELVLVGSNLPHVWETHKLDGREIHEVTIQFHKDLFDEKFLRRNQLRVIRELFEKSKCGILFSREAAQSIGPRLVKLNKKHGFDSVLELMSILHDLSSSRNMRTLSDSTFSQAEFSYNSRRIEKVMEYINLNFDKQVNLAEVAKIANMTEVSFSRFFKSRTGTNFTDSLTDIRLGHASRKLIDTTEAVAEVAYNCGFNNISNFNRIFKKKKGCTPKEFRENLSGNRVFV; from the coding sequence ATGTTAAAAGAAATTACCCCCTTAACCAACAGTGATTGTTTTACTATTTTTGAACGGAAGAAACAGTATTTCGATTTTCCGTTGCATTATCATGAAGAGATGGAGTTGAACTTTATTTCCAATGCCAGCGGAGCAAGAAGGGTAGTTGGTGATCATATTGAAGAGATCGGAGATGTGGAACTGGTATTGGTGGGGTCTAATCTTCCGCATGTATGGGAAACCCATAAACTGGATGGAAGGGAAATTCATGAAGTGACCATTCAATTCCATAAGGATCTCTTCGACGAGAAGTTTTTACGCAGAAATCAGCTGCGCGTAATCAGGGAGCTGTTCGAAAAATCAAAATGCGGAATCCTGTTTTCCAGGGAAGCGGCACAATCCATAGGACCAAGGCTGGTAAAACTGAATAAGAAACATGGGTTTGATTCTGTTTTAGAACTGATGTCTATTCTGCACGATTTATCAAGCTCTAGAAATATGCGGACACTTTCTGACTCAACTTTCAGCCAGGCAGAATTCTCTTACAATAGCCGGAGAATAGAAAAGGTGATGGAGTACATCAATTTAAATTTTGATAAACAGGTAAACCTGGCCGAAGTAGCAAAAATTGCCAATATGACTGAAGTTTCTTTTAGCCGCTTTTTTAAAAGCAGGACGGGGACTAACTTTACCGATAGCCTTACCGACATCAGGCTGGGCCATGCTTCCAGAAAACTGATTGATACCACAGAAGCGGTAGCTGAAGTAGCCTACAATTGTGGGTTCAATAATATCTCTAATTTTAACCGCATCTTTAAAAAGAAAAAAGGCTGTACGCCCAAAGAATTCAGGGAGAACCTTTCGGGCAACAGGGTTTTTGTATAA
- a CDS encoding RagB/SusD family nutrient uptake outer membrane protein, with product MLNHHTNKLLLFISAFLLVSCDKLLEIPEPKNSLTTEKVFNNETQAKGAMAGVLTQMINSSAYGSFSAGLSSQLGRTSADELDNVLNPGDNYYRNALTAQDGQSNGIWNSAYQTIYGANGVIEGIAESKSPLLGEKLRKELTAEAKFIRAFCYFYLVNTYGDVPLVLTINLAKNTNIERTPTTKVYEQIVTDLKDAANILPADYASGNGERIRANKWAAKALLARVYLYTGNYGDAILEATDVIGQTSLYQLELVDLNKVFLKNSSESIWQLQQNTQVDFSGNAVPEAIYLMPSPLHTGVSSDLSPNLLRAFDEGDLRKAAWIDSTDFVSGSNMVHARFVYKYKTGLHNKVVNAEAPEYYMVLRLAEMYLVRGEARVLNGPISTGIEDLNVLRRRAGVDPLPTSLGKEEALAAVAKERQAELFGEWAHRWFDLKRTGKAEAVLSAIPAKQPWRGNYQLLYPIPKEELERNHFLKQNPNY from the coding sequence ATGCTTAACCATCATACAAACAAATTACTGCTGTTTATATCAGCCTTTTTATTGGTTTCCTGTGATAAACTCCTCGAGATTCCGGAGCCTAAAAACAGCCTCACTACTGAAAAAGTGTTTAACAATGAAACACAAGCAAAAGGTGCGATGGCTGGTGTACTTACCCAGATGATCAATAGCAGTGCATACGGCTCTTTTAGTGCCGGACTCAGCAGTCAGCTGGGGCGTACTTCGGCCGATGAGCTGGACAATGTATTGAATCCGGGAGATAACTATTATAGAAATGCACTTACCGCTCAGGACGGTCAAAGTAACGGAATCTGGAACTCTGCCTATCAAACCATATATGGTGCAAATGGTGTGATAGAGGGTATCGCCGAATCAAAGTCGCCTTTATTAGGCGAAAAACTCAGAAAAGAGCTGACGGCTGAAGCTAAGTTTATCCGCGCTTTTTGTTATTTCTACCTGGTAAATACCTACGGGGACGTACCATTGGTACTCACTATTAACCTGGCTAAAAATACAAATATAGAACGCACACCAACAACAAAGGTTTATGAACAGATCGTTACTGACCTTAAAGATGCGGCAAATATATTGCCAGCAGATTATGCCAGTGGTAACGGAGAACGGATCAGGGCTAATAAATGGGCGGCAAAAGCTTTGCTGGCCAGGGTCTATCTTTACACAGGAAATTATGGGGACGCCATTCTGGAAGCAACAGATGTAATTGGTCAAACCAGCCTTTATCAGCTGGAACTTGTTGATCTGAACAAGGTCTTTTTGAAAAATAGCTCAGAAAGCATCTGGCAGTTGCAACAGAACACACAAGTAGATTTTTCCGGCAATGCGGTGCCCGAGGCGATATATTTAATGCCTAGCCCGCTCCATACCGGGGTTTCCAGTGATCTTTCTCCCAACCTGCTCCGTGCTTTTGACGAAGGAGATCTCCGAAAAGCAGCCTGGATAGATAGTACGGATTTTGTTTCGGGGAGTAATATGGTCCATGCAAGGTTCGTGTATAAATATAAAACAGGTCTGCACAACAAGGTCGTTAATGCCGAGGCTCCCGAATATTATATGGTATTGAGGTTGGCCGAAATGTACCTGGTGAGGGGCGAAGCAAGGGTATTGAATGGACCAATCAGCACAGGCATTGAGGACCTCAATGTATTGCGCCGTCGTGCAGGCGTAGATCCATTACCTACATCACTTGGAAAAGAAGAGGCCCTGGCTGCCGTTGCAAAAGAAAGGCAGGCAGAACTTTTTGGAGAATGGGCACACCGTTGGTTTGACTTAAAAAGAACAGGAAAAGCAGAAGCTGTACTGTCTGCAATTCCGGCCAAACAGCCCTGGAGAGGCAATTACCAGCTATTGTATCCAATTCCTAAAGAAGAACTGGAAAGAAATCATTTCCTCAAACAGAATCCAAACTATTAG
- a CDS encoding DUF4397 domain-containing protein, with amino-acid sequence MKKLIFLYIQTGLFLSLVVSCKKELVPQATAAFTIVNAVSGSDNLVANFNTNYTTDGIYPVGMYVKYRVYTPQNHLTIPAGEQPLLIYRFPAAADQNKPVYQLSVNPNAGEASTLFLTGTLEQPETLLITKMPPFHALADSVLGLRFVNLAPAKTPVRIRISGEGTELSVTNLAYKSATDYLSVKANAKVGDVLVEFFDQGSGTLLQTYTLKDVGTTSLEKNKWRYRNYTLAWLPDDAKGVLAGEPFLIDDF; translated from the coding sequence ATGAAAAAACTGATTTTCCTATATATTCAGACCGGTTTATTTTTATCTCTTGTAGTTTCCTGTAAAAAGGAGCTGGTGCCCCAGGCTACTGCGGCTTTTACCATTGTAAATGCAGTATCAGGTTCCGATAATTTAGTAGCCAACTTTAATACCAACTATACAACTGATGGGATTTATCCTGTGGGGATGTATGTTAAATACAGGGTGTATACCCCTCAGAATCATTTGACGATTCCGGCCGGCGAACAACCTTTGTTAATTTACAGGTTTCCCGCCGCTGCCGACCAAAATAAACCTGTTTACCAGCTTAGTGTTAATCCTAATGCTGGAGAAGCAAGTACTTTATTCCTTACCGGAACGCTGGAGCAGCCGGAAACGCTGCTGATTACAAAAATGCCACCGTTTCATGCCCTTGCAGATAGCGTGCTTGGCTTGCGTTTTGTAAATCTTGCGCCAGCTAAAACTCCTGTGCGAATCCGCATTTCCGGAGAGGGAACCGAGCTGTCGGTCACTAACCTGGCCTATAAATCCGCTACAGATTATCTGTCTGTAAAAGCCAATGCTAAAGTTGGTGATGTACTTGTCGAATTTTTTGACCAGGGTTCGGGCACACTTTTACAAACCTATACCCTGAAGGACGTGGGCACGACGAGCCTGGAAAAAAATAAATGGCGTTACCGCAACTATACGCTGGCATGGTTGCCTGATGATGCAAAAGGGGTACTTGCCGGAGAACCCTTTCTAATTGATGATTTTTAA
- a CDS encoding RNA polymerase sigma factor, which yields MSGQDIVDYSKLPDAELAVLLTGGDQAAFTEIYDRHWKLIYVHVYKMLRDEEDAKDIVQEVFGNLWIRAESIKNNTNIAGLLYTAARNKVFDLIERNKVRSDYIGEIASFISGTGNDQVDTIDEKRIIEILEREIQKLPPKMREIFELSRKENLSHKEIAAKLNISEQTVKKQVQNALKAIKPKLNDMGIGIAILLLMR from the coding sequence ATGAGTGGGCAAGACATAGTTGATTATAGTAAATTACCGGATGCAGAACTGGCTGTCTTATTAACAGGGGGTGACCAGGCTGCGTTTACGGAGATTTACGACAGGCACTGGAAGCTGATTTATGTGCATGTCTATAAAATGCTGAGGGATGAGGAAGATGCGAAAGATATTGTTCAGGAAGTTTTTGGTAACCTGTGGATCAGAGCAGAATCCATAAAAAACAACACCAATATTGCTGGGCTGCTGTATACTGCTGCCAGGAATAAGGTGTTTGATCTGATTGAGCGAAATAAGGTGAGGAGCGATTATATCGGCGAGATTGCCAGTTTTATTTCAGGTACAGGAAACGATCAGGTAGATACCATCGATGAAAAACGGATTATTGAAATTCTGGAAAGGGAAATTCAGAAACTACCCCCGAAGATGAGGGAAATCTTTGAACTGAGCCGTAAGGAAAACCTATCACATAAAGAAATTGCAGCTAAATTGAACATTTCGGAACAAACCGTAAAGAAACAGGTACAGAATGCACTTAAGGCAATTAAACCCAAATTGAATGACATGGGTATTGGCATTGCGATACTGCTGTTGATGCGTTAA
- a CDS encoding SusC/RagA family TonB-linked outer membrane protein, translating to MNLYSYAKVSHKPGGQLRKIIMVMKLIFFIITIACVQVSAIGYAQKISINQKDVMLTKVFSNIESQTGYSFFWKNEDLTKIKIDVKLQNASLEDALKEIFQALPLTYSISKKSIVVQAKAPSLLDQLTEVFKDTDVRGVVADAKGEPLPGATVSVKDGKARTITNARGEFVLKNVADDAILQVSFMGYVTKEVPVGNRIIGIRLELSNSKLDEIQVMAYGKTSRRFSTGNITTVTAEEIAKQPVMNPLLALVGKVPGMTVTPNTGYASGTIKVEIRGRSTISSKFPSDPLYIIDGVPLTYLDISGNSSYEAGSPGIIQNGSYTAGWGQSPLFNINPASISSIEVLKDADATAIYGSRGANGVILITTKKGTQGPTSISANVAQGINVVTRYWDLLNTKDYVKMRKEAFKNDGITPTLLNAPDLIAWDTTRYTNWQKELWGNTGKVTTVNLSISGGNENTQFNINPGYSRTTDIMTNSGSNKSANMGFSISNAAFNKKLKTNFQGAYTFTSVNTNSTPSVAGLAPNAPPIFDSLGQLNYKEWNDAGLPNSYPFGSLNALAYSKTSLILGSLDISYELFTGLQLSSRFGYNTSHNTGGGAQPISSQNPVTSPTGSMMVGTNDNQNWNIDPQLNYQRTIGKGNLSVLLAATLSGSIASGQNIMGFGFEDDNLLGSISFAPFKLINDTYGQYKYAALSGRVTYNWDGKYFVNLSGRRDGSSRFGPGKQYGNFGAIGLAWIASQETWVKNVLPSFMGFLKFRGSYGLTGSDGVGDYQYISQWSSQPGGTPLYTYGGITPLVSLHAVNPDYQWQVNKKLEAAMEMGLFNDRITLSAVYYQNRCGNQLTSYPTPRYTGFDGVTANWAATVQNSGWEFAVNSNIVAEQDFSWDLGLNGGTNKNILLRYPDLKLSPYATQYVIGKSVNDKYLLHYIGIDPMTGQYAFEDRNKDGVIDINPFEQPGQKDDRYIVINSDPKFTGSIENRFRYKNMALSFSMYYKNQMGISAFYSGMPAGNFGNIPTEIFENRWQYPGQQAKYAILTTTSGGPQNGYVSSSDLYYTDASYLRLQNVSFSYAVPEKVLKNKKLSFSVNAQNLLVFTKYKGIDPDTQNFASMPTAKIITAGLNLTF from the coding sequence ATGAATTTATACTCATATGCGAAAGTTTCCCATAAACCAGGGGGACAGCTGCGTAAAATCATTATGGTAATGAAACTGATTTTTTTCATAATCACCATCGCTTGTGTGCAGGTATCTGCAATTGGATACGCGCAAAAAATAAGCATCAATCAAAAAGATGTTATGCTTACGAAAGTTTTTTCTAACATAGAAAGCCAGACGGGCTATAGCTTCTTTTGGAAGAATGAAGACCTGACAAAGATTAAGATAGATGTAAAGCTTCAGAATGCGTCGTTGGAAGATGCTTTAAAAGAGATTTTCCAGGCATTGCCATTAACATATTCTATCTCCAAAAAATCAATCGTGGTGCAGGCGAAAGCACCTTCTTTACTGGATCAGCTTACTGAGGTTTTTAAAGATACGGATGTTCGCGGTGTTGTTGCAGATGCAAAAGGTGAACCGCTTCCGGGTGCCACGGTTTCTGTCAAAGATGGAAAGGCCAGGACCATAACGAATGCCCGAGGTGAATTTGTATTGAAAAATGTAGCCGATGATGCCATTTTACAGGTCTCTTTTATGGGTTACGTAACCAAAGAAGTACCTGTTGGAAATCGCATAATAGGAATCAGACTAGAATTGAGTAACTCAAAACTGGATGAAATTCAGGTGATGGCTTACGGCAAAACCAGCCGGCGTTTTTCTACCGGGAATATTACTACCGTTACCGCCGAGGAAATTGCAAAACAGCCCGTGATGAACCCTTTGCTGGCCTTGGTGGGCAAAGTGCCTGGAATGACCGTAACACCTAACACCGGGTATGCAAGTGGAACCATTAAAGTGGAAATCCGTGGACGGAGTACCATCAGTTCAAAATTTCCTTCAGATCCTTTGTATATTATCGATGGTGTGCCGCTCACTTATTTAGATATCAGTGGAAATTCCAGTTATGAAGCAGGTTCTCCAGGAATTATACAGAACGGAAGTTATACGGCAGGCTGGGGACAGAGCCCACTGTTTAATATCAATCCTGCCAGCATATCAAGCATTGAGGTCTTAAAAGATGCTGATGCTACAGCAATATATGGTTCCAGGGGAGCCAATGGCGTTATCCTGATCACCACTAAAAAAGGAACACAGGGCCCAACAAGCATTTCTGCAAATGTTGCTCAGGGTATCAATGTGGTTACCCGCTATTGGGACCTGTTAAATACAAAAGATTATGTAAAAATGAGAAAGGAGGCCTTTAAGAATGATGGCATTACACCCACCTTGCTCAACGCTCCTGATCTTATTGCCTGGGATACCACTAGATATACCAACTGGCAAAAGGAACTGTGGGGAAATACAGGAAAAGTCACAACTGTCAATTTAAGTATTTCAGGGGGCAATGAAAACACCCAGTTTAACATTAATCCGGGATATAGCAGGACAACTGATATCATGACAAACAGCGGATCCAATAAAAGTGCCAACATGGGGTTTAGCATCAGCAATGCTGCCTTCAATAAAAAATTGAAAACTAATTTTCAGGGTGCCTATACTTTTACCAGTGTCAATACAAACAGTACACCCTCGGTAGCCGGACTTGCACCTAACGCACCACCAATATTCGACAGCCTCGGACAGCTCAATTATAAAGAATGGAATGATGCAGGATTACCAAATTCCTATCCTTTTGGTTCGCTCAATGCTTTGGCCTACTCAAAAACATCCTTAATATTAGGGAGCCTGGATATTTCTTATGAGTTGTTTACCGGACTTCAGCTAAGCAGCCGTTTTGGCTACAATACCAGTCACAACACCGGTGGTGGGGCACAGCCGATTTCTTCGCAAAATCCTGTGACCAGTCCGACAGGTAGCATGATGGTTGGAACCAACGACAACCAAAACTGGAATATTGATCCGCAATTGAACTATCAGCGAACTATAGGTAAAGGTAATTTATCTGTACTCCTGGCGGCTACATTGTCGGGCAGTATTGCTTCAGGTCAGAATATTATGGGCTTTGGCTTTGAAGATGATAACCTGTTGGGTTCTATTTCTTTTGCTCCATTTAAGCTGATTAACGATACCTATGGCCAATATAAATATGCGGCGCTATCGGGTCGGGTTACCTATAACTGGGATGGTAAATATTTTGTGAACCTGAGTGGACGACGGGATGGATCTTCACGTTTTGGTCCGGGAAAACAATATGGAAATTTTGGTGCTATAGGCCTGGCGTGGATTGCGTCACAGGAAACCTGGGTTAAAAACGTCCTGCCTTCCTTTATGGGCTTTTTAAAATTCAGAGGCAGTTACGGACTAACGGGCAGCGATGGCGTAGGGGATTACCAATACATTAGCCAATGGTCAAGTCAGCCGGGTGGTACACCTCTGTATACTTATGGTGGAATTACACCGCTGGTAAGCCTGCATGCTGTAAATCCGGATTACCAATGGCAGGTAAACAAAAAGCTGGAAGCCGCAATGGAAATGGGGCTTTTTAATGATAGAATTACACTTAGCGCTGTTTACTATCAAAACCGATGTGGAAATCAGTTAACCAGTTACCCTACCCCTCGTTATACTGGTTTTGATGGGGTAACGGCCAACTGGGCAGCTACCGTTCAAAATAGCGGATGGGAGTTTGCTGTGAATAGCAATATAGTCGCTGAACAGGATTTTAGCTGGGATCTGGGTTTAAACGGGGGAACCAATAAAAACATCCTGCTCAGGTACCCTGATCTTAAACTCTCACCTTATGCAACCCAATATGTTATCGGTAAGTCTGTAAATGATAAATATCTTTTACACTATATCGGTATTGATCCAATGACTGGTCAATATGCTTTTGAAGATCGCAACAAGGATGGCGTGATTGATATAAATCCATTTGAACAGCCTGGACAGAAAGATGACCGTTATATAGTAATCAATTCTGACCCGAAATTTACCGGAAGCATAGAAAACCGGTTCCGTTACAAAAATATGGCATTGAGTTTTTCCATGTATTATAAAAATCAAATGGGCATAAGTGCTTTTTATAGTGGTATGCCCGCAGGAAATTTTGGGAACATACCAACAGAAATTTTTGAAAACCGTTGGCAATATCCCGGACAGCAGGCTAAATATGCGATCCTGACTACTACTTCGGGCGGACCGCAGAATGGATATGTATCATCTTCCGATCTGTATTATACTGATGCATCTTACCTGCGGCTGCAAAATGTTTCATTTTCTTATGCCGTGCCGGAGAAAGTGCTGAAAAATAAGAAGCTTAGTTTTTCTGTAAATGCACAGAATTTATTGGTGTTTACAAAGTATAAAGGCATCGATCCCGATACACAAAATTTTGCATCAATGCCTACTGCTAAAATAATTACTGCTGGACTTAATCTTACATTTTAA
- a CDS encoding GDSL-type esterase/lipase family protein — MKKLALILFLLTAFVISKGQNTPFYKDIQYFKKQDSIDFPPKKAILFIGSSTFTKWKDVNTYFPGHTIINRGFGGSSLPDVIRYVEDIVYPYHPRQVVIYCGENDFTGGASAEAVVERVGQLLKLIRKKYPRIQVTYISIKPSPSREKYWTLMREANARIAMMISKMKRTSYINTYDAMFNADGNIRSDIFLSDNLHMNAKGYAIWAKIMQPYLINR, encoded by the coding sequence ATGAAAAAGCTAGCGCTGATTTTATTTCTCTTAACTGCCTTTGTAATATCAAAAGGACAAAACACCCCCTTTTATAAAGATATCCAGTATTTTAAGAAACAAGACAGTATCGATTTTCCGCCCAAAAAGGCCATACTTTTTATTGGAAGTTCCACTTTTACCAAATGGAAAGATGTGAATACCTATTTTCCGGGACATACCATCATCAACCGGGGTTTCGGAGGTTCATCGCTGCCAGATGTGATTCGGTATGTTGAGGATATTGTTTATCCTTATCATCCGCGACAGGTTGTTATTTATTGCGGTGAGAATGATTTTACAGGTGGAGCTTCAGCTGAAGCCGTGGTAGAGCGGGTTGGGCAGCTGCTCAAGTTAATAAGAAAAAAATACCCAAGGATTCAGGTTACCTATATTTCTATTAAACCAAGCCCTTCCAGGGAAAAATACTGGACTTTAATGCGGGAAGCAAATGCAAGGATCGCAATGATGATTTCGAAAATGAAACGGACCAGTTATATCAATACCTACGATGCCATGTTCAACGCCGATGGTAATATTAGGTCTGACATCTTTTTGTCAGACAACCTGCATATGAACGCAAAAGGATATGCCATCTGGGCAAAAATTATGCAACCTTATCTTATTAACAGATAA